In Panicum virgatum strain AP13 chromosome 5K, P.virgatum_v5, whole genome shotgun sequence, the genomic window GTGAATTCGGGTACGTTGCAAACTCTAGAGGCATATTTGTCCTGCTGTTATCATTATTCTTGCTCCTGCATGTTACATGAGTCTCTGGCGAGGTGTTGCTATTAGGAAGCTGGCATTTGGGGTCAAATCAAGTATGCATCCAAGCATGGACTGAAAATAATAAGATTATAACCGGATGGTTCTTGTGTTGGTGAGACTGAAAGAAAGGTGACAATGCTGGATTAGATTGGGGAGAGCCAGGTGTTGTTGGATCCAGTTCCAATTGctgtatttttcttcttctttcttaatTTGAATAAATATATAGTGTCCGAAAGAACTTGGTAAAAATGAAGAACTCATCATTTGTGTAGCCCTCTGTAAATTTGAACTCTTGGAAGTCATTCAGGTTGAGGTGCAGATAAGTGTTATTAGTTTGCTTGTAGAAACTTCATCCGAGTTAAAATATCATATGTATACATCGGTCTGGTTTTGTACtttgatgttgatgttgataTGTTTCTTATCGTTTAATACATTGACCTTGATTCTCTTGCAACTTGGGTCGTCCTGGTTCCGTGTATTTCCGGGTTTGCTTTCAGAGCGTTCAAATGATCTCGCTGTGAAGTGTAGCATAGTTCTTTCCCGTCGATGGTATACGTCGTTTTCGTGGTCTGTCTAGTTGCATATGAAATCAACAGGGTCATAGTCTTATGTTCAAACTGCACCCCCTGTGATCCATCGTTCCCGTAGAAGACAAGTAGAAGATTAAAAGCCGCAAATTGGTATTTCTTCTGCGGATGGCCCTGTTGCCCACCATAATTTCTGTGATCCTGGATTTGCAAATTATCTTATCCGATATCTGTTTTTCCATCAGATATCGCCCTATGGATTGACACACGCAATCAATGGCCCCTATGTCTGGATCTCATTTGAAGGAGGAATAATGTTCGTGAGATCTGGATGGGGGTCATTTTGTCGATGTGATGGATCAACCAATTCAATCAGGGGCATGCCTGTTTCTGAGGGGCAGATCTTTCCAAATTAAATCACAACCACGTACAGATATAGTAATTTCAGATCTTCACGAAACCACTCGTCTTACTCTTGTTCACAGTAAATTTCAGATGTAGAAAAAATTGCTTCTACTGTAAACTTAAAACCAGTTTTTATCCGCCAATTGACCGACACAGGTAGTCCTGGTGCGGATAATCTCTGGTGAGATGAGGATTGAGGCCACCCGGGTAGGTGCGGTGGTCCTCAATCGACTCCAGATCCTCGGTTATGCGGTGCTAATGATGTGATCTGCCACTGGCTGGGATCTTATTCCTCCTCGCGGGGCGAGATCTTGCGATCTTCCGGGCGACCGAGATGGCCCCCCTAGCCGATCGCCTCGGTCAAAGAAGAAGCGAGGCAGCCCTTCCTTTTGGCATGGCGCCAGCGCCGAGACTAGTCGATCCATCTCATGATCGTCCTCGGCCGCCGTCGCTTTACGGCTGTGCGGCCACACGTACGACGAGCTTCCATCGCCGCGTACTAGATAGAGAACACTACAAAAAGTCTAGTGGGAGTATAAACAAACAGCGTCCCTCGCTTCGCTTGCTACCATGGCATTGCAACGATCACGCTGCTGGTTTTTATGGCTTTCCTTGTACTGCTACTACAAGTAAAGTAGTACTAATTAAAAGGGCTCTGAGAGCCTGGCAAGCACTAATCAGTAATCAGCCAGCTCTGCCTTTCCTTTGGTGTTCCTTCTTTTGTGGCTCCATGATTTGGGTGTGTGGCGTGGCCACGGCCGACGCCGAGTCATCTCGTGGGAGCGAGGGACGGAGGgtcaaaatcaaatcaaatcaggTGTTGGGAGCTGAAGCTGCTAGGGTTGGTCAATGGGTTTGTTGGAAGCTGAAGCCGTGCACGCGGAGCGAGCCCGAAGTAGTAACACGCGGAGGAGGAGATCTGGTGTTGGATCCGGCGTAGAAAGGGCAGGTGCCAACGCCTGCCACCGAACGTCTCGGGGTACGCGGCGGACGGCGTCGCGCGCGCCGGATCGGATCGGGTCGGCGCCGCGGGCACGAGGGCcggccgtccggccggccggtgggAAGTCCGAGCTGGGCGGGCGGGGTTCGCAGCGCGTCACCCGCTCGCACCGCACGTGGGGCTGTGGCGGGGCTAGCACGGGGGGTCAGCCGGTCAGAGGCAGTGTTCGCATTCGCTGCCGCGCCCCAGTCCCCCACTCCCGTGGCACATGCCCCGCCGGCTGCCGCTGCTGGCTGCGGCCCGTTGGCCCATGCATGTCGCCACGCCGTCCACAGCCGCTGGGGAAGCCAACGTGGGGGCGCGGGACGGTGACTCGGCGGGCAGGCGGCCGGCAGCGCCCGCGCCTCGGCCCGTGAGAGCGCGTCGGGACACCACGAGGATCTCTCTCGCTGTTCCGGAAGCTGGCGGGACCGGGGGCCGGGATCTGGTGCGCGGCTCGGAGTCATAAAGCGGGCGGGGTGACTAGGCCCGCTTGTCCCCGCGGCTCCGGATGATAGGAATACCGGAATCCGATGCCCCGATGCGGCCGCCATGCCTCCGAGTCGAGTAAGCCGATTAGGCTTCCTCTTAAAAAACGGTGGGGCCGTTTCACACCCCCGAGTAGACTTTTTTTTCCACCGGAACACGATGTGCCGCCGCCGGGTCTTTGCGACCGATAGGGGCGATGGGTCTCTCCCGTGATCTTCAGTATTCTTCACCCGGCGAGCGTGCCTCCGgaaagcgccgccgcgcgcggcttccctctccctctccccatcCCACGCACGCCTTTGCGAGCGGGCGACCGCGCATGATGCCGCGGCGGACCACCCCACCACGCAGCCAGACGCCGTGCGGTGCTGCCCCCATTGGCCATTGCTCTCTTCTTTCCCCTTTTGACCGCCCGGCCTCGGCTGCCCGCCGCACGCCAACGCCGGGAAAAGCCCAAAAAAGGCTGGGGTCCCCCGGACGACGCGACGCCCCGCCGTACGTGCGCGTGCTCCcctcgcggccggcggcgcgatcCCGTGTGCTCCCCTCCCCCACCCGGTCACCGAAACCGCCGGCACGGCGGGCGGGCACAACATCCACACCCCTGCCCAGGGAACAGCGCCATCTACTACTGGTGCTGTCACGGCTCGGTAGTTTTTCCGCCTCCGGCTCGCTCCATTGATGGACGCATACGCTGCTGGTGTACCATCTGCTGACTGGCCAATGATTAGTGGCCGGCCTTGTTTAGTGCCAGCATGAGCCGAAGATGATTGCTTGTTAAGCTTGTGCACCAGTCATGGAAGGGGGGGCTCACGACGGCccaccccacccacccacccccgTGTCGCTGTCCTTTAGCGTGCACACAAGTTGACGGTTCCGGCGGCCAACCCCCGCAAGGATGAGGTTTGGaattggatggatggatgtatGTGGGTACCTAAACTGCCTGTGGCTGGTAGCCTGATGCAAACAATGGATTGGATAGGTTAAGATGGATGGGAACAACAAAGCAGCTAGCGCTTAAACAAAGGTTAAGTTTTATCatttcaacaacaacaacaacagcaaatGTTAAGCTCGCACTGACGTGACAAGCAAGCGAGTAGGCCGCAAATTAAAGCCCGGCCGAGTGCCCGTCTGCCCGAGACATTATTGCGCGCCCCACCCACACCCAGTTCAGAGTTCAGGTTCAGCTTGCGATGATTCCGACCGACATGCGCTTGCCGCTTGCAGTCGCGGCGGGCATGGTGAAGCAGCATCATGCGGCTGTGGACACACGAGGACCGGCGGAGGCagcgccgaggaggaggtgacGAGATGTGCAGAGCAAAAGCGAAGCAAAGACGGGGCGCCGTCTGTGCCCGATGTCCACGGTGGGTGACGTGTGGCGCTTGCGAGGACAGACAGTGACCGGGGAGGGGAGGCAGGTCAGTCAGGTCGCGTGGTGAGGCGTCCAATGAGAGATTACCCGGCAGCTGAGAGGATGAGATCACCGAGCGCAGCCAGGAACACACAAAGGAGATCGAGCAGAGGAAGAAAGGGCTCCCGGGTCCCGGCCAGAGCGTGCCGGTTACCTCACGCGCACGGAACGCCCGTCTTTATCCGAATAGGCGTGCGTCGCTGTCCCCCCGGTTCGCCACTAAGCTCGTGGACCCCCGTCGTCATGTGTTCCGCTGCCTGCCGGGAACCTCGACACGACCCGTCCCGGCGGCCGTCGCCCGGTCGCCTGATGACCCCACACCCCAGGAAGTAGTGTAGTCTCCATGGTGATCGATGCCAAAGCGAAAGGGAAAGAGCTGAAATAGCAGCAGTACTCCGCAGCATGTACTGTGCAACGCGGCCTCAGCTCTCCTTAGTTGGGGTTTTCAGGGTCAGTTTGACATGTGCTCTTCATTCAGTTTGAGCTATACACTTAGTACATACACTTGTATACTGCTACTCATCCGTGGTGCTCGATACACTTTGTATCGATCGACCAGTTTCGGTTTCAGTACATCAGATGGCGCCGTGTTTTCAGCCGGGGCCCTCCTCACTGCTCGATCTCCATCTCACTTGGCTGCTGCAGCGCCTGCCCCCCTCGGGATCTTCCTGAGAACGCCTGAATCCATGTCCGCGAAGTGGGTCCGCAGGTCGTGCACGCCTCGCGCCACCAGGTGATCCACCTCGCTGTCGTACCGCTCGTACAGCGCCGGCAGCGTCATCGCGCCCAGCACCACTGCGCAGGCACACAAAGACACACCATCACCAGGTTCATTTCTGAATAGCGCTGGGATCTTTTGGTTTTCTGAATGAAACTTGTGCTTAGAATGAGCCAGCTAGCAGGTTACGTACCGAGGTAGAGGAGCGTCAGGGAGCTGAAGCAGTCGGCGACCACCGACGCGATGTACAGCGACAACACCGTCTGTTTTAGCGCACAGGGAGATGGTAACTGATCAGATGGGTGTTCTTTGTAGTTTTGGGCAGGGCAGGTAGGTATGATGAGACTGAATGGGCAGGCAGATTGGTGGCGCACCAGGATGAACATTTTGAGGTCCTTGCCGCAGGCGATGTCGTAGAGCGTCTGGACCAACCTGGACAGCCTCCTGTGCGCGCCTTGGATCGCTTGCCTGGTCGCCCTCTCCGACAGGAGCGTCTCAGGGTCAGGCACTCGAGGGACCGGCCTGCAGGTAAAAATAAAATCACAAGGAAACTCTCCTTGATTTCTTTCTTTATATATCAGGTTTGGAATAAAAAAgaacaacaaaaaaagaaaaaggacccAGCCCAGAATTTCACGGGCCTCTCTTTGAGTTTTGTGACCAAAGGCCTACTTGAAAAACAGTCGGCCTGTTTTATGGGCCTTACACTCGATGGGCTAGCTTGGAAACTAGAAAGGGCTTACAGGTTGAAGAACGACGATGCGTTGGTCCAGACGAAGAAGACGAGCATGCCGACCATGGCCGCGTAGCAGACCAGCGTCAGGAAATGGAACTCCGCCACCTCGAACAGAccccacgccgccgtcgcggccgcgaGGATGGACGCCGACGCTTTCTTGTCCCTCCACAGGATGATGTCCGCCGCTGCAACCaccaacccaaaaaaaaaaacacacgggCTTTCAGTTTCAGTCACGCGCATCGGCCGGAACCACGCCGCCGGTTCATCAGAGTTTCACAGCTCAGGCGATCGATGCGTCTCGGCACCTCTCCGGCCACCCAGCGCCGCGTGGAGCGTCCTCTCCCGGCCGAAGAGCCTGGGTCCGCTGTGTCCCTGCATCGTCGTCGCCATTATTTCTGGTTGATTTTGTGATCACCCATGCAACTCAGGACGGCAACTTCTTATAGCCGGCATGATGCATTGGGCTCCGGCTTGGGTGATCCACACGACCACACCACACGGCGTCCGGTGCCGGGGAAAGGAAAGCATAGCTTTGCCTCATGGCCTTTGTGTTTCGGCATTGATACTTTGTTGTGCAAGTGCCTTTTGGAACTGGGATCCGATCCAATTCTTGCGATCCCGGATTCGGTCGATAGGCAGCTTGACGTTTATTCAGGCTTTCGTTTCGTGGATGGATTGATGGAACATGCCTTACTTGCGCGGAAAGAGTTGTTGATCAAGTCCCCTCTGCTCTTTGTTAAAGAGTTTTCAGTAAGTTTAGCGGCCGATCTATGTACCACGAAAAGCTTGAAAAGTTGCATCTCTGACCTAGACACCTAGTTATGTATTATATGGAGGCTGTTTATAATATGACCAACTCAAAAACTTGACTCCTttccaaaggaaaaaaaaaggagaaagattCGTTGAGATCTAGCTTGTACATGTGAGAGAGATTCCACACAAATAATAAACATCTAAATAAGTACAGGAAAGGGAGCGCCGGAAGAAGGAACGAACCGAGTTCAGGAAACGCTTTTTGAGCTAAGCAAGCTAGTTTGAACGGGTGGAGCAAGGTTGTGGGTTGTGCTCAACTCAGACTGCTTGAATGGTGTTGCAGGCAAGTTGGAGGAGATTCAGGGATATGTCaggaaacatttttttttttgttgaattcGCCGTGCTCCCTAGAACGGCACCCAGAATCCACGCGTGCATGCGTCGCACTTCGACCCCTCTTTCAGATCGACTCAAAAAGAAATCCTGACCCGTTTGTAATGCCGAATGCTGTCTAAATTCGTTTCAAAATAACGGTGGTGTTGTAAACAGCGAATAACCTTTCTTTAAATAAAGAGCGAACAACCAGGTCCAGTTTCCAGATCTGTGAATCACAGGCAGCACAAAGGTACTGCAAGTCTGCATCCCATTCCCAGGCCCCTTTGTCCGACGCGCTAGTATTTTTTCCCCTCCGTCTTTCATGCAGGTTGAAAGAGATGAGATCGAGAACGATCAAGTCTGAGGGGAGTTGTGGCCAGGCTAGCATgccattaattttttttatctgaGAGCTAATGTGCCATTAGCACTTAGCAGTAGTTTAGTACCATTGAccggttagtttatgttttttAACCACCATGATAGCGACACAAAGCTTTCCTTGTTAGAAAACTACGCAAACGACAGGGCGAGATTGGCATAGTGATTGCAAGTGCTGACCACATGCAGGACGACGGGTGGTTGCAGGCTGAACCGCTTCAGATATCCGCATCTCCACGACCTCCTCATCTTCAGACGCCCAACTAGCAGCCAGTGCTTAGCTCGAGCCTGTCAATTCAGGTAAACAATGGCCAGCCTACACAAGGCTACGCAAACCTAATCCCGTTCCTAAATTGCAAATCCTCCTCCACGGGATGCAACCGCTGAGCTCAAAAGATCTAGGAGTAGTAGTTGTCTCTGCACTGCAGATGAAATGAAAAGCAAATGATGCCTTGCGATTCTTAATCATGGCGTGGTtagttgccccccccccccccccccccccccccgcgccggtGAATTTTATTCTCCTGGCCCGTTCAAGTGAGCGCCCCGTGCGCGTTTCCAAGGGGCGGATTGATGCATAGTTGCCGGCCCTAGCTAGTGACGAGCAGCTGTCCGGCATCTCCAAAGTGATCCATCGCAGATCATGGCTTCCTCTTTTGTTAATGTGAAATCACCAGGCCCGGTCCTGAGATTTCAGTGGCCCAGGGCGAAACTCAATTTGAGGCCCTTAATACAAATATTCATATCAAACACTTTTTAATACTAAGTGTTGATGCATATTTTCTAAACAAAATAGTGGTGAATCTGTAAAAGAAATTAGTAATCGGAAACTAGCACACAAAATCGAAGGGTACTAGATGAACGCAAGAAGAAAtttttactgattttctttgaAAACTCGCACCACAATGTATAGATTCTATTCCAGACCAATGTATAATAAATTGAGATTATCAGTGGCCAGCTGCAACTAACATGTAATATAATGATCTGTGTTCATCAGTGATATCATTGATCATGCTAATTGTTACGTGCTTGTAGGCTATACCTACCTATTCGATCGTACCTGATCGTCGGTAGCTTGATCTTGGTAGCTGGGCTCCCGGTGAACATGCTTGCATGCGTTGGGTAACCGGCTGCAGGACTACAGACATTGGCTCGGACATGGCCACATCGCGGCGTCCCTCGTCCTCGTTTTGGCCAGAAGTCGTGTCTCGCTCTCAGGCGGTCGCGTTGCCTCGCGCAGTTGTGATCTACGGCATCCACTATCCTGGTGGCAGATGGGAATGACGGGAGGGGAGCGGGGGCTGAGGTAGAGGATCGAGGAGCTGCACCATGTGTGCAATATCTCCGCCTACTATCTCTTCGACGACGTTCTACTATCTGGACAGAACAGCCTAGGATACGTGTAAACGTAGCCATGTATTGCTCATGATGTGTACTCTACTTAGTATACATGTACATGGAGAGGGGCCCCTTGGATTCCGGGGCCCGGGGCGGGTGCACTGCTCGACCCCCCTCAGGGCCGGGCCTGGAAATCACACTATTTAGTTGATATAGACCACAGCAAGAGTGAAGAGTCCTcggtttctttttcttccattatTGAGAATTTGAGATGGAATAGTGGCTGCAGCTAGCatcgtgtcaaaaaaaaaattgcagacatCAGCAGAGATACAGATACTAGGATGGTAGGTAGGCAGGCATCAGGGACAAGCAGCCAACGGCCGTTCACCGGCCCGTTGTAGCGGGGCCACCTGTCACGGGCACGTTCCGGCCGGTCAAACGGAACGGGGCTCCGACTGACGGAGGGCAGAAGCACAGCCTCGGATGTCTGGTGCACCGTGTGCCCACCCAACACCACGGGCGTTGCGGCGATGAGCTGCCACTCAAGCTGCTAATGGTTTGGTGTCAAACCAGTTTTGGTGGTTCAGGTTCTCATTTGGTCTTACCGGGTTCAGTGGAAAATGGTTTGAGCAGCATACCGGTGTGGTTCGGTTCAGTTCAACAACTAAAATAATTTGGATCGGTGTGGTATGGTTTATATTTGGTCTAACGCTGGCTGACTGAGCAACTTGCAGGCACAGGAGCCTCTACGCCATTGTGTGCCGCAGTTGGAGCTATCACTTGCTGCTTGTCGGTGGCAACGCGCAAGGCCGTTAGAATCCACCGTGGCATCCTCGGCCGCGTAGCACTCGTGGTCGTTGCGGTAATTCAACATCTGCAAGCTAGCTAGCTGTGTGTTGATTGTAACATGCATGCAGCGGTAGCAGTGGCGTGGCGGAAGTAAATGGAACCACGGTTTGAGGAAAtgatttggtttggtttgtgTGAAAATCTATATTTGGTTTGGATTGGATTAGTTTTAGAGGTAGGGAATAATGGGTGGAGTGGGGTGTATTGGCAGGTGTTGAGAAAATGGTTTGGTCTGGTTATGGTTTGTTTCTCGGACCATTAGCAGGTTGAGCTGCCACGCCGTGTCATCCcgcggcgccacggcgacgTCGGGGCCCGCATGTAGGTGGCTGCGCCGGCCATCCGCCCTCCCCGATGCCACCCCGTAtccgtcctcctcgacggcATCGCCCACACTGGTACTGTGACCAGCAGCGCAGCCTTGTCGCCGCGCGGGTCCCGTGTGCCAGTGACTGCAGCAATTTTCAGTTGGTCACCACCTTTTGCCTCGTCTCGTCCGGTCCTCCCACTGACATCGCGGGCCCCGCATCTCCCCCATCGAGCGCCGGCGCCGCACCAACCGCTGCTCTCCTATAAACGCCCGCGAGCGCTCCAGCGCGTCGCTCCCCTGCCTCCCCGCGCCGCTTCCCCGGGAATCTCGCCGGCCCGGCTTCCGGTCTCCGCTTCTCCACTCCCCACCCTCCACTTGTGGCCAGGCCATGGACCCCTCCATCTCCTCCGCGTCCTCGCCTCTTACCCGGCTCGCCGGGACCCCCGCCGCCAGCCCGCGGCGGCCcggccacgccgcggccgcccgcccgcccgcgtcctcctcctcctccccctccacgcgcctccgcgccgccgtctcgccgtccccgcccccgccgtccCCCGTGGGGTCGTTCGGCTTCGGCGCGCTCACGGAGACCTTCTCCGTGGacgtggcggcggccgaggcgcgCCCGCTCGACGTGCCCCTCGCCGCGCCCTTCACCATCGCGTCCTCGCGCCTCGACGCCGTCTCCAACGTCGCCGTGCGCGTCGAGCTCCGCAGCGGCGCCGTCGGGTGGGGGGAGGCGCCCGTGCTGCCCTCCGTCACGGCCGAGGACCAgccggccgcgctcgccgccgcgggacgGGCCTGCGGCGCGCTcgcggccgcgcccgcggcgccgcTCGGCGCGATGCTGCAGGACGTCGCCGACGTCCTCCCCGGGCACGCCTTCGCCTCGGTGAGGAACCCCCACCTTCTCGTGCGACTCGGCAAGGAAATTTTGGCTTCTGTTACAGAGTGGGTTGACAGGCGCTTGATTAAAAAGATAACAACATGATTCGCGTCGATAAGTCTATATGATGTTGTGAACTGGAGATCCGATTTTGTCGAATGTGCTGATCCCGACGGTGATGGGATGACTGCTGTTTCAAGTATATACTTCGATGTAGATGGGAATTGTCTTTTAGGCGCTGAATTATTGCAGTGATGTGCTCGATCACCAATTTCTGCAGTCAGTGCCCATGTTCTTCAGATACGTAACCCAAAACTAAGCTTGGTTTTATCCGCTAATATTTGCTCTGGATGGTAACTGTGCCTGGTACAATTGTCACTGAATACCCATTTGGCCTGTAAAAATGTTGATTACTTACAAGCCGAGAAGAGTTCGTTCAGAATACAAACCACTAAACCAAACAGTTATATATCAATTAAAACCATACCCTAAGCATAGAGGTCCTTTTCATGCGAAAAATGATTATTTCGTCTAGCTCATGTGGAAGTGCTCCATTCATATGTGTAAACAAGACCTATGAGGAATAAATGTAAAAACGGGCATGGATTACCATACATTTCTGATATTCTCTATGGCTACTCAacttgtcgtggtgctgcaaaccacagccgggtggcggaaggcacccgccctagcccagagggtgtgtactcagggggtagctagtcttagatcgatctcactcaagaacacgaggaacacagcaggatttagagtggttcgggccgccggagcgtaataccctacgtccactgtgtgttgtattgccttcccacgagagtgagaaggttgcgagagcttgagttaGTCTGGATTGTCCTGTGcatagcgagcgcctcccttttatatctcaagggggcgcgtacacagccgttggatccccgacaggtgggtccaacgatgcagtataaaataacgtactgttcatacattatggcgtcgcaggcaaaggagatctctctcttggattctcTTGCCTGCttccggagcccttcgtccatcatgtcctggcgTTGTCTTGTCAGGTCGGGCCTGTCGTAGCTAGTGGCATCGCCCGCCACGttgcttaagcgggcggtgtagcttgcggcgtaggcggcatgatggaaaagcgtcgtgctgtcgtatccatttaatgctgcaagcgggctctgcgcggttgcggcacaggcggctccactgtgctctttggtaatacgcggcgcacagcggggcctgacaaaaggctgtctcgtgtaccgcggcggcagagcacgccttgtccatcgcattaaatgcggtaggtgggcgagtcttcctgcggaagactcgcgcacgatcccacgtctccgggacacgtggcggctccggacccctacacggtgaggggagtccggacgggcgcaggaggtcccggacccctctgggggtccgaggcctcggcggtcagctcggagcttcccttccttagagacacgtggcgtcaccggacccatcctcaggcggggaacggtccggggccgttggcctggtgagggaaaagcctggcctgtggggcctggctactccgtctttcccgcgcagctacggataactacgcgggtcctgccttgctgcagtaagagtgggtatccctgttacagggtaccgacagtggcccccgggcccaccttgggggaggtacgaacccacaggtggggccacttctgcgatttggctctaTATAGCTTGAAGTTCCTTtctgcaggggtcttgaccggctttgactacCCGTCGGGTtgattgctgcctcatcacatcgcaacggcttactgactttgggcctcatcacatcgcattgttgcggccggagtaaacggatcatttaccaccggcgcagctcccgaaaagctcggccacgcctgcgattaatgcgcgcacgtcagctcagcttccgccttgctccacgcgcgcgggcgacggttcggatcccgccttttcacacctccgTTGATTTcccgctctccctgacaggtgggcctgggcccccacgtcatggactgggcggttaactctAGGCGCGGCGTCGCTTGAGtttcggcgacggttccggggcgcgccggttgagtcaggctttataacggggcgcaccgcattccgcggttgctttcccgcattcgtcttcttcctccagcctttgcgcccTTTTTCCTTCTCTCCCCCCCTACACAGGCACCCTTCTCACtccaccaagagatggcatcccttgttcatccccgtcgcttccagaccgagggagagctgaacacagtgcgccgcctgcttgggtggagtgctcaggagaccggctggggggtgcgagcaggctcggttccccttggcaacctccgcgccggggagttcgtgctattcacctcgcacgtctccgccggcgtgggactgccgctTTCTTTATtcttactgctgctgctggaagacttcgccctccagcttcagcatctgacgccccactccctcctcctggcgtccatcttcgtgcatttatgcgagatgttcgtgggagtgcgtccctgcgtcatcctcttccgctacttcttcattctggtgaggtccggaaggagcagggacgaagtgggagggtactacttccagataaggagcgacctgccgactccttacattcccggccttgctggcggaaggtgggaggagtggcgcagggattgggtgatcgccaccaccgaagccaacgagcgccttgccctgccgaccgcggggcccgcctccgacaaagcatcctg contains:
- the LOC120706052 gene encoding reticulon-like protein B8, with translation MATTMQGHSGPRLFGRERTLHAALGGRRAADIILWRDKKASASILAAATAAWGLFEVAEFHFLTLVCYAAMVGMLVFFVWTNASSFFNLPVPRVPDPETLLSERATRQAIQGAHRRLSRLVQTLYDIACGKDLKMFILTVLSLYIASVVADCFSSLTLLYLVVLGAMTLPALYERYDSEVDHLVARGVHDLRTHFADMDSGVLRKIPRGAGAAAAK